A genomic segment from Branchiostoma floridae strain S238N-H82 chromosome 7, Bfl_VNyyK, whole genome shotgun sequence encodes:
- the LOC118419535 gene encoding ubiquitin-protein ligase E3A-like isoform X1: MSKKEESEAVQAAAFPAGLEPGTEEEPEDADMKRAAVKQQIELYYYQLTEGCGNSACSNQSCASSGSFSPLSKNDAAVQALELFKSKAPLCSPKPRKVARTTNDRQTTNGVRESISAPVQCTEESHKSNLQGTGKQGDRKPKFLTEAGLQEMLDGCEKNGSFSPVIRTLGEVFSSVEALKHSFCKAEPETQASDAGTEIEKHDRELSEKEIHKEDELTIDVEAVRRSYAALFRHSNSGVENALLNGLISLSPNVELELRYHCAYQQDPRYLNLFVIILENPNLHSPEYLETALPLFCRAMSQLPIKAQARLARFFSSYSAERLRGLVETIQQLITFKVLSGSFSRVHLVNDESAITSAAKVLSIFYIASILAGEVELGDTDEPDASLQRRRHGSSESDEGQERKPTPLQVLEKEVGARVINCRCPLLPFTDFHNEPLNEQLEVDKDYTYYKSQLEDRFSFLNYPFVLTPATKSLALYYDNRVRMFSERRMTVLYSLVQGQVVQPYLKLRVRRDHIIDDALVRLEMISMENPADLKKQLYVEFEGEQGIDEGGVSKEFFQLVVEEIFNADYGMFIYDEQTHMYWFNPSSFETDAQFKLIGIVLGLAIYNNVILDVHFPMVVYRKLMAKKGTFLDLQDSHPVLYQSLKSMLEYEGDVEEDFMATFCVGMSDLFGGSSTHELKENGNNVPVTVDNRQEYVDLYADYILNKSVEKQFNAFRQGFHMVTDESPLEEFFRPEEIELLICGCPDFDFKALEESTDYDGGFTRDSQTVKDFWELVHGFSEDEKKQLLMFATGSDRVPVGGLSKLKLVIARNGPDSDRLPTSHTCFNVLLLPEYSSKDKLKERLLKAITHAKGFGML, translated from the exons GAAGCGAGCTGCAGTGAAACAACAAATCGAGCTGTACTACTACCAGCTGACGGAGGGTTGTGGGAACTCCGCCTGTAGTAACCAATCCTGCGCCTCCAGTGGAAGCTTCAGCCCACTCAGCAAG AACGATGCAGCTGTGCAGGCGCTGGAGTTGTTCAAGAGCAAAGCGCCGCTGTGCAGCCCCAAACCCAGGAAGGTTGCACGCACCACAAACGACAGACAAACTACCAACGGGGTCCGAGAGAGCATCTCTGCTCCGGTACAGTGTACAGAAGAAAGCCACAAGTCCAATCTGCAGGGCACAGGAAAACAAG GTGACAGGAAACCCAAGTTCCTGACGGAGGCAGGGTTACAGGAGATGTTGGACGGCTGCGAGAAAAACGGCAGTTTCTCGCCCGTCATACGCACCCTCGGGGAGGTGTTCTCCAGCGTGGAGGCCCTCAAGCACAGCTTCTGCAAGGCCGAGCCAGAAACGCAGGCGTCCGACGCCGGCACAGAGATCGAGAAACACGACAGAGAACTGTCCGAGAAGGAAATCCACAAGGAGGACGAACTAACCATAGACGTAGAGGCGGTGAGAAGGTCGTACGCCGCCCTGTTCAGGCATAGCAACAGTGGCGTGGAAAACGCCTTGTTGAACGGACTCATATCCCTGTCCCCCAATGTGGAACTGGAGTTGCGGTATCACTGTGCATATCAGCAGGACCCTAGGTACCTGAACTTGTTTGTTATAATATTGGAGAACCCAAACCTACACAGTCCCGAGTATTTAGAGACCGCGTTACCCCTCTTCTGTCGAGCAATGAGTCAGCTGCCCATCAAGGCGCAGGCGCGCCTGGCCAGGTTTTTCTCGAGCTACAGCGCGGAGCGTCTGCGGGGCCTGGTGGAGACCATCCAGCAGCTCATCACGTTTAAGGTCCTGAGCGGGAGTTTCTCGCGGGTTCACCTGGTGAACGACGAGTCGGCCATAACCAGCGCGGCGAAGGTGCTGAGCATTTTCTACATAGCAAGTATTCTGGCGGGAGAGGTGGAGCTTGGGGACACGGACGAGCCCGACGCGTCGTTACAGCGCAGGAGGCACGGGTCGTCTGAGTCAGACGAGGGCCAGGAGAGGAAACCCACGCCACTGCAGGTGCTAGAGAAGGAGGTGGGAGCCAGGGTCATAAACTGTCGGTGTCCGCTCCTCCCCTTCACGGACTTCCACAACGAACCCCTCAACGAGCAGCTAGAGGTGGACAAGGACTACACCTACTACAAGAGCCAGTTGGAGGACAGATTTTCCTTTCTGAACTATCCCTTCGTTCTAACGCCGGCCACGAAAAGCCTTGCCTTGTACTACGACAACAGAGTACGCATGTTCAGCGAGCGGCGCATGACGGTACTGTACAGCCTGGTGCAGGGCCAAGTCGTGCAGCCGTACCTCAAACTAAGGGTGCGCAGAGACCACATCATTGATGATGCTCTTGTCCGG TTGGAGATGATCTCCATGGAGAACCCAGCAGACCTGAAGAAGCAGCTGTATGTGGAGTTTGAGGGCGAGCAGGGGATAGACGAGGGGGGCGTGTCCAAGGAGTTCTTTCAGCTGGTCGTGGAAGAGATCTTTAACGCAGACTAtg GAATGTTTATCTACGACGAGCAGACACACATGTACTGGTTCAACCCTTCGTCGTTTGAAACCGACGCCCAGTTCAAACTCATAGGCATCGTGTTGGGCCTGGCCATTTACAACAACGTCATCCTGGACGTTCACTTTCCCATGGTGGTGTATCGCAAACTCATGGCCAAGAAGGGAACATTTCTAGACCTGCAAGACTCCCATCCT GTGTTGTACCAAAGTCTGAAGAGTATGTTGGAGTATGAGGGGGATGTAGAGGAAGACTTCATGGCAACCTTCTGTGTGGGGATGTCCGACCTGTTTGGGGGCAGCTCCACACACGAGCTGAAGGAGAATGGCAACAATGTGCCTGTCACTGTGGACAACAGACAG GAATATGTGGACCTGTATGCAGACTACATCCTGAACAAGTCCGTAGAGAAGCAGTTCAACGCCTTCCGGCAGGGATTCCACATGGTGACGGACGAGTCCCCACTGGAAGAGTTCTTCCGTCCCGAGGAGATAGAACTGCTCATCTGTGGCTGTCCG GACTTTGATTTCAAGGCCCTGGAAGAGAGCACTGACTATGACGGAGGCTTCACTAGAGACTCCCAAACTGTGAA GGACTTCTGGGAGCTTGTGCACGGGTTCAGTGAAGATGAGAAGAAGCAGTTACTGATGTTTGCTACCGGCAGCGACAGAGTCCCTGTGGGGGGGCTGTCCAAACTCAAACTGGTCATCGCCAGGAACGGGCCAGATTCGGACAG ACTGCCCACCTCCCACACCTGCTTCAACGTGCTGTTACTCCCAGAGTACTCCAGTAAGGACAAGTTAAAGGAACGGCTGCTCAAGGCCATCACTCACGCCAAGGGCTTCGGCATGCTGtga
- the LOC118419535 gene encoding ubiquitin-protein ligase E3A-like isoform X2: MASAWEAEGAGLDWGLLLLASELEAADELGEENRENVERTAQESADDTTAAHHKDSCVYCSGKSDRKPKFLTEAGLQEMLDGCEKNGSFSPVIRTLGEVFSSVEALKHSFCKAEPETQASDAGTEIEKHDRELSEKEIHKEDELTIDVEAVRRSYAALFRHSNSGVENALLNGLISLSPNVELELRYHCAYQQDPRYLNLFVIILENPNLHSPEYLETALPLFCRAMSQLPIKAQARLARFFSSYSAERLRGLVETIQQLITFKVLSGSFSRVHLVNDESAITSAAKVLSIFYIASILAGEVELGDTDEPDASLQRRRHGSSESDEGQERKPTPLQVLEKEVGARVINCRCPLLPFTDFHNEPLNEQLEVDKDYTYYKSQLEDRFSFLNYPFVLTPATKSLALYYDNRVRMFSERRMTVLYSLVQGQVVQPYLKLRVRRDHIIDDALVRLEMISMENPADLKKQLYVEFEGEQGIDEGGVSKEFFQLVVEEIFNADYGMFIYDEQTHMYWFNPSSFETDAQFKLIGIVLGLAIYNNVILDVHFPMVVYRKLMAKKGTFLDLQDSHPVLYQSLKSMLEYEGDVEEDFMATFCVGMSDLFGGSSTHELKENGNNVPVTVDNRQEYVDLYADYILNKSVEKQFNAFRQGFHMVTDESPLEEFFRPEEIELLICGCPDFDFKALEESTDYDGGFTRDSQTVKDFWELVHGFSEDEKKQLLMFATGSDRVPVGGLSKLKLVIARNGPDSDRLPTSHTCFNVLLLPEYSSKDKLKERLLKAITHAKGFGML; encoded by the exons ATGGCGAGTGCATGGGAGGCAGAGGGGGCTGGCCTGGACTGGGGGCTCCTCTTGCTCGCCTCCGAGCTAGAAGCCGCGGACGAACTGGGAGAGGAAAACAGGGAAAACGTTGAACGGACAGCTCAGGAATCGGCTGATGACACCACAGCTGCGCACCACAAGGACAGCTGTGTCTACTGCTCCGGCAAGA GTGACAGGAAACCCAAGTTCCTGACGGAGGCAGGGTTACAGGAGATGTTGGACGGCTGCGAGAAAAACGGCAGTTTCTCGCCCGTCATACGCACCCTCGGGGAGGTGTTCTCCAGCGTGGAGGCCCTCAAGCACAGCTTCTGCAAGGCCGAGCCAGAAACGCAGGCGTCCGACGCCGGCACAGAGATCGAGAAACACGACAGAGAACTGTCCGAGAAGGAAATCCACAAGGAGGACGAACTAACCATAGACGTAGAGGCGGTGAGAAGGTCGTACGCCGCCCTGTTCAGGCATAGCAACAGTGGCGTGGAAAACGCCTTGTTGAACGGACTCATATCCCTGTCCCCCAATGTGGAACTGGAGTTGCGGTATCACTGTGCATATCAGCAGGACCCTAGGTACCTGAACTTGTTTGTTATAATATTGGAGAACCCAAACCTACACAGTCCCGAGTATTTAGAGACCGCGTTACCCCTCTTCTGTCGAGCAATGAGTCAGCTGCCCATCAAGGCGCAGGCGCGCCTGGCCAGGTTTTTCTCGAGCTACAGCGCGGAGCGTCTGCGGGGCCTGGTGGAGACCATCCAGCAGCTCATCACGTTTAAGGTCCTGAGCGGGAGTTTCTCGCGGGTTCACCTGGTGAACGACGAGTCGGCCATAACCAGCGCGGCGAAGGTGCTGAGCATTTTCTACATAGCAAGTATTCTGGCGGGAGAGGTGGAGCTTGGGGACACGGACGAGCCCGACGCGTCGTTACAGCGCAGGAGGCACGGGTCGTCTGAGTCAGACGAGGGCCAGGAGAGGAAACCCACGCCACTGCAGGTGCTAGAGAAGGAGGTGGGAGCCAGGGTCATAAACTGTCGGTGTCCGCTCCTCCCCTTCACGGACTTCCACAACGAACCCCTCAACGAGCAGCTAGAGGTGGACAAGGACTACACCTACTACAAGAGCCAGTTGGAGGACAGATTTTCCTTTCTGAACTATCCCTTCGTTCTAACGCCGGCCACGAAAAGCCTTGCCTTGTACTACGACAACAGAGTACGCATGTTCAGCGAGCGGCGCATGACGGTACTGTACAGCCTGGTGCAGGGCCAAGTCGTGCAGCCGTACCTCAAACTAAGGGTGCGCAGAGACCACATCATTGATGATGCTCTTGTCCGG TTGGAGATGATCTCCATGGAGAACCCAGCAGACCTGAAGAAGCAGCTGTATGTGGAGTTTGAGGGCGAGCAGGGGATAGACGAGGGGGGCGTGTCCAAGGAGTTCTTTCAGCTGGTCGTGGAAGAGATCTTTAACGCAGACTAtg GAATGTTTATCTACGACGAGCAGACACACATGTACTGGTTCAACCCTTCGTCGTTTGAAACCGACGCCCAGTTCAAACTCATAGGCATCGTGTTGGGCCTGGCCATTTACAACAACGTCATCCTGGACGTTCACTTTCCCATGGTGGTGTATCGCAAACTCATGGCCAAGAAGGGAACATTTCTAGACCTGCAAGACTCCCATCCT GTGTTGTACCAAAGTCTGAAGAGTATGTTGGAGTATGAGGGGGATGTAGAGGAAGACTTCATGGCAACCTTCTGTGTGGGGATGTCCGACCTGTTTGGGGGCAGCTCCACACACGAGCTGAAGGAGAATGGCAACAATGTGCCTGTCACTGTGGACAACAGACAG GAATATGTGGACCTGTATGCAGACTACATCCTGAACAAGTCCGTAGAGAAGCAGTTCAACGCCTTCCGGCAGGGATTCCACATGGTGACGGACGAGTCCCCACTGGAAGAGTTCTTCCGTCCCGAGGAGATAGAACTGCTCATCTGTGGCTGTCCG GACTTTGATTTCAAGGCCCTGGAAGAGAGCACTGACTATGACGGAGGCTTCACTAGAGACTCCCAAACTGTGAA GGACTTCTGGGAGCTTGTGCACGGGTTCAGTGAAGATGAGAAGAAGCAGTTACTGATGTTTGCTACCGGCAGCGACAGAGTCCCTGTGGGGGGGCTGTCCAAACTCAAACTGGTCATCGCCAGGAACGGGCCAGATTCGGACAG ACTGCCCACCTCCCACACCTGCTTCAACGTGCTGTTACTCCCAGAGTACTCCAGTAAGGACAAGTTAAAGGAACGGCTGCTCAAGGCCATCACTCACGCCAAGGGCTTCGGCATGCTGtga